Proteins from a genomic interval of Plasmodium reichenowi strain SY57 chromosome 13, whole genome shotgun sequence:
- a CDS encoding hypothetical protein (conserved Plasmodium protein, unknown function) has protein sequence MMEENIYKEKKEQGYMKGSNELLKKQAHHNESRFKKFCGDTNINVDVPNINESLKFLKHDVDNSILNFQYNTMILNEKIERLNDIERQVCIPMHLPISYSINIEENEDINNWINKENMYQNQKKKQVEKITSEENMKEINKINDDVYEINNINYISDINDYANVNNYSKEEHDSLLKIINNKNLSENLKDISSNIPYVTCFEKDDIDLLNITIPEYIKNMKNKKNKLNTNTKDNIFIEQSSDDLLLEKIDSAKSKKKYLNYNHFFRHPLLKNEKIKNIYPIVPYISVWENKYIQGIMDIESDTEQITTSGNQTNKSNDNKFYGLLHLIQKSRDKHIYSLYKKKIKDEKEGKNSYGINKNPIIINLYENDDNINNDDNMKNDDNIENDDNIKNDYNIKNDDNKNNNDNKNNNDHKNNNEEDTEFENNTNKIRKKKKISLSKFLIKKHIIKLRKMEKLKEYLNNENIKEMSLDQMNILNNHEKDNEDINNVSSFNKNDTNINNKNISEDHNEKRDDVYIDKETHTNDMSNKNTKKKEESKQYFKYIRDYKSPPFTINENDHLSYAIALSKKKNLAFLFPTMSKKIIFSKMGQQKRKNYILLKE, from the coding sequence ATGATggaagaaaatatttataaagagaaaaaagaaCAAGGATACATGAAAGGAAGCAATGaacttttaaaaaaacagGCACATCATAATGAATCaagatttaaaaaattttgtgGTGATACCAATATTAATGTTGACGTTCcaaatattaatgaaaGTTTAAAATTTCTAAAACATGATGTAGACAATAGCATATTAAATTTTCAATATAATACAATGATActtaatgaaaaaatagaaaGACTAAATGATATAGAACGTCAGGTATGTATTCCGATGCATTTACCAATTTCTTATTCAATTAATattgaagaaaatgaagatataaataattggattaataaagaaaatatgtatcaaaatcaaaaaaaaaaacaagtGGAGAAAATAACGAGtgaagaaaatatgaaagaaataaataagataaatgatgatgtatatgaaataaataatattaattatataagtGACATAAACGATTATGctaatgtaaataattaCAGTAAAGAAGAACATGattctttattaaaaataattaataataaaaatttaagtgaaaatttaaaagatatttCTTCAAACATACCTTATGTTACATGTTTTGAAAAAGATGATATAGATTTACTAAATATAACTATCCctgaatatataaaaaatatgaaaaataaaaaaaataaattaaatacTAATACAAAAGATAACATATTCATTGAACAAAGTAGTGATGATTTATTACTTGAAAAAATAGATTCCGCTAAgagcaaaaaaaaatacttgaattataatcatttcTTTAGGCATCcgttattaaaaaatgaaaagataaaaaatatttatccTATTGTTCCATATATATCCGTATgggaaaataaatatatacaagGTATTATGGACATAGAAAGTGACACAGAACAAATAACTACATCAGGTAATCAAACTAATAAATCGAATGATAACAAATTCTATGGTTTATTACatttaatacaaaaaaGTAGAGATAAACACATTTATAGTttgtacaaaaaaaaaattaaggATGAAAAGGAAGGCAAGAATTCCTATggtattaataaaaatcctataattataaatctatatgaaaatgatgataatataaacaatgatgataatatgaaaaatgatgataatatagaaaatgatgacaatataaaaaatgattacaatataaaaaatgatgacaataaaaataataatgacaataaaaataataatgaccataaaaataataatgaggAAGATACTGAATTTGAgaataatacaaataaaattagaaaaaaaaaaaaaattagcTTAAGTAAGTTCTTAattaaaaaacatattattaaattaaggaaaatggaaaaattaaaagaatatttaaataatgaaaatataaaagaaatgaGCCTTGATCAAATGaacattttaaataatcatgaaaaagataatgaagatataaataatgtatcatcatttaataaaaatgacacaaatataaataataaaaatatctCAGAAGATcataatgaaaaaagagATGATGTGTATATTGATAAAGAGACACATACAAATGATATGTCGAACAAAAATACGAAGAAGAAAGAGGAAAGTAAGcaatattttaaatacatAAGAGATTATAAATCTCCACCATTTACCATCAATGAAAATGATCATTTATCATATGCCATAGCGTtatccaaaaaaaaaaatctaGCTTTTCTATTCCCAACCAtgtcaaaaaaaataatattctcAAAAATGGGACAacaaaaaaggaaaaactatatattactaaaggaataa